Within the Besnoitia besnoiti strain Bb-Ger1 chromosome Unknown contig00074, whole genome shotgun sequence genome, the region taagtcaccaggcatgcaataccaatcagataacaactgaagctagactccatgttacacttactaaaatgggattcctaggttgatataaactacctttttctggggagtatatactacgagttggactactggtttagatcttgaaggtctttgtttaccggatccaagttctcttgtgcttttcatgaccatcatgttaagtgcattaagtatagtggtatccagcgtatatttgaaaaaccaacatttgtatacaagctgtacgaatatcatgacattcactttggtagtcgccttcttaatgttagtctgtacggaatacacggatcggattcttgttggcctggcacctgtttagtaactggatgaacgctttttacgcctggtatgcatggataatactcgactcttctatagtttaaccgctactgctgggactgtatattatgtacttacggtagtactatcaagcctcttcttccaaatagatttcatggaaaacctaaaattcgcatgtttgattgacatttagccgctaatatacaatcatccaagatatatttatctatcgcaggttcggtctaatgtcccgttatactatatagatcacatggcttctggtactttgagatcatgctaacggcgagaagggaagtgtgtttcaaagaaaagggatgtttagccgggaagttagcgtctaaaatatataaccgatagtctcaacttagatgcacagatggacataattaatccttgtacggtttgtacctacttgactcctcagtttaagttaaggagtcctttgtttacagcttgtaccgttactttcaggagcataccgttaaattcgatgatcttatgtgttcactcaaatcgaataaacaaagacattatagttcctagaatactgaagatgactccggttatgagatacagacaaccaagttctttatgattgcagtacaccaccaccccactggactgcttaagacagctaaaagtgttggatttcaatatcctactacattaagattattccacatcggttatgttctaggcgtaatatatggattcttgttctcactcatcttaacagcgagagaaaactactactcagatgctagtctaatcagtagcatcgtacttggagttatcatctctgagacaggattatttatcagctttttctggggagtatatactacgagttggactactggtttagatcttgaaggtctttgtttaccggatccaagttctcttgtgcttttcatgaccatcatgttaagtgcattaagtatagtggtatccagcgtatatttgaaaaaccaacatttgtatacaagctgtacgaatatcatgacattcactttggtagtcgccttcttaatgttagtctgtacggaatacttaggactatctctttatattaatgataatgcatttggtaatggacttttcatcttaactggtatacattttagccatgttattgttggagctatccttgtattcttcactcaaagtatctatagttctttagttacttacatgcctacaagctctataatgctaagcaaatctaaaggtatgttatgcaagatctttacagaaccattcactattttatatctacactttgtagaaaccatgtggatattaatccacattacattctatctctaaatcatataacggtcgtaaggtacgccggggataacaggtcagataatattgggagttctaatcctcggattgtatcagcacctccatgtcggctcattactcccttgttattgaacaagattcagttaggaacgctagttcaccgtcagatgtaatacgtgagctgggttaagaacgtctggagacagtttgttccctatctaccatattatctaattggtttaattttcttacaaacggcttttggtttgattgaattatcgcacccagataactccataccagtgaaccggtttgtaactccgcttcatatcgtacctgaatggtactttttagcatattatgcggtgttaaaagtaatcccatccaaaaccggtggtttgttagtatttatgttatcaacatgtcaatgaaatatcaacaacgatgaaacttatttggttaacataacaacatagaaagtaaagctggattacgttcaaactttacactggatacgtttcaatgttaacttactaaataccatgggagcgaagagaatctaatatgtaactccgttcatggaaatcaaaagagctttcactgattgtatttatgaaacgtgattagttcacctagccaacacgatccggttgtttgggaataatatccctatttaagggattgatatgtgctacaataaaacagtcggtacgaagtcgaaacaaggtagttgatggtgaaaCCAGTGGactgaacaaacctttttattgattatgctgactttagtccgagaaactacagttctcttaactgaggagtcaagtaggtacaaaccgtacaaggattaattatgtccatctgtgcatctaagttgagactatcggttatatattttagacgctaacttcccggctaaacatcccttttctttgaaacacacttcccttctcgccgttagcatgatctcaaagtaccagaagccatgtgatctatatagtataacgggacattagaccgaacctgcgatagataaatatatttggatgattgtatattagcggctaaatgtcaatcaaacatgcgaattttaggttttccatgaaatctatttggaagaagaggcttgatagtactaccgtaagtacataatatacagtccagcagtagcggtttaaactatagaagagtcgagtattatccatgcataccaggcgtaaaaagcgttcatccagttactaaacaggtgccaggccaacaagaatccgatccgtgtattccgtacagactaacattaagaagcgactaccaaagtgaatgtcatgatattcgtacagcttgtatacaaatgttggtttttcaaatatacgctgggataccactatacttaatgcacttaacatgatggtcatgaaaagcacaagagaacttggatccggtaaacaagaccttcaagatctaaacagtagtccaactcgtagtatatactcccagaaaaagctgataaataatcctgtctcagagatgataactccaagtacgatgctactgattagactagcatctgagttagtagtttttctctcgctgttaagatgagtgagaacaagaatccatatattacgcctagaacataaccgatgtggaataatcttaatgtagtaggatattgaaatcttttagctgtcttaagcagtccagtggggtggtggtgtactgcaatcataaagaacttggttgtctgtatctcataaccggagtcatcttcagtattctaggaactataatgtctttgtttattcgatttgagtgaacacataagatcatcgaatttaacggtatgctcctgaaagtaacggtacaagctgtaaacaaaggactccttaacttaaactgaggagtcaagtaggtacaaaccgtacaaggattaattatgtccatctgtgcatctaagttgagactatcggttatatattttagacgctaacttcccggctaaactgACTTATTaagcctgggatcataaaagtactatgtatggtaagattgagcgtggactatcgaatgaaacaatgtgctccaacgctagtctaagtctctaaataccttttacctacaactgtacggaacgtaacaaacctccaggcaaagaacttggtattctgttctaattccccgtggtaaacacagtcaacgaatggcggaaggagcattcatatgttatgcagtgtcttaggagagatactctagatttagcattcatctacagctacggtaactgttgtgttaaaatagcggttaacctttccttttccttacgtactcagggcatgcaataccaatcagataacaactgaagctagactccatgttacacttactaaaatgggattcctaggttgatataaactacctttttctggggagtatatactacgagttggactactggtttagatcttgaaggtctttgtttaccggatccaagttctcttgtgcttttcatgaccatcatgttaagtgcattagcagagcatagttaagatgataactattgtggatatagaaccaattgaacaccatgtattaatataacaaagataatcagggtaatctggtatccttcttggcataacgttgaaaccaagtatatgcatagggatgaaaattaataagatactacctaagaagactacaaaccagatgcttaaatatggagaagcaccggtatttacatggaatagatttacagtatctccgaacatatctctgctatagaagataaagccacatatagtagctagtactgcaccaagagataatacgaaatggaaatgagctacaatatagtatgtatcatgtagggcaatatccataccagcgttacccataactacacctgtagtaccacctagagtaaacaataggataaaactaagagcagcccatagatctacagttcttgtagttgtatggctagccatataggtacctaaccagttgaaaatcttagtaccggtaggaattgcaatcataatagtcatagcagagaaataagctctggtatctacctctagaccgactgtcatcatatgatgtgcccatactaaggaacctagaatagaaatacaacccatagctaagatcatagattgtccaccgaagacagatctagcagcatacatagataatgtctgcgagactacaccaaaagcaggtaaaattagaatgtatacctctggatgtccgaagaaccagaatagatgttgataaagtacactatcaccagaatacatagaatcataaaattcagtgtttacgtgtagatcaagaaggatcataactaatccaccagtaagaataggtagagtgaagactaacataagggcagtaaatatgatagcccagatatatagaatatagttcttagcaccagcattagaacccatgaagacgcaagtaccaaggaagttaatagaacttaaaatactactaattcctagtactgcaagacctccgataatccaatcagttgcctctggatttaacaccatcaagctagtacttagtggaggatacattgtccaaccaagaccactaccaaactcggaacaaatactttgagttaacaacacagaacctaatggtactagaaaataggagatcgcgttagttcttgggaaaacgacttccgaaccaccaatatatattggtacaaagaagttaccatatcctccgttacaagcactcagctagttattgaaacacacttcccttctcgccgttagcatgatctcaaagtaccagaagccatgtgatctatatagtattaacgggacattagaccgaacctgcgatagataaatatatcttggatgattgtatattagcggctaaatgtcaatcaaacatgcgaattttaggttttccatgaaatctatttggaagaagaggctttgatagtactaccgtaagtacagtatatatacagtcccagcagtagcggttaaactatagaagagtcgagtattatccatgcataccaggcgtaaaaagcgttcatccagttactaaacaggtgccaggccaacaagaatccgatccgtgtattccgtacagactaacattaagaaggcgactaccaaagtgaatgtcatgatattcgtacagcttgtatacaaatgttggtttttcaaatatacgctggataccactatacttaatgcacttaacatgatggtcatgaaaagcacaagagaacttggatccggtaaacaaagaccttcaagatctaaaccagtagtccaactcgtagtatatactccccagaaaaaggtagttatatcaacctaggaatcccattttagtaagtgtaacatggagtctagcttcagttgttatctgattggtattgcatgcctggtgacttagaatatgattcttattaatgggagcacagttccctgggtatccaatccagtgctctgccttgggcattgaaactaaccca harbors:
- a CDS encoding uncharacterized protein (encoded by transcript BESB_075780) yields the protein MDIINPYDSGYEIQTTKFFMIAVHHHPTGLLKTAKSVGFQYPTTLRLFHIGYVLGVIYGFLFSLILTARENYYSDASLISSIVLGVIISETGLFISFFWGVYTTSWTTGLDLEGLCLPDPSSLVLFMTIMLSALSIVVSSVYLKNQHLYTSCTNIMTFTLFVPYLPYYLIGLIFLQTAFGLIELSHPDNSIPVNRFVTPLHIVPEWYFLAYYAVLKVIPSKTGGLLVFMLSTCQ
- a CDS encoding uncharacterized protein (encoded by transcript BESB_075790); its protein translation is MLSALSIVLSACNGGYGNFFVPIYIGGSEVVFPRTNAISYFLVPLGSVLLTQSICSEFGSGLGWTMYPPLSTSLMVLNPEATDWIIGGLAVLGISSILSSINFLGTCVFMGSNAGAKNYILYIWAIIFTALMLVFTLPILTGGLVMILLDLHVNTEFYDSMYSGDSVLYQHLFWFFGHPEVYILILPAFGVVSQTLSMYAARSVFGGQSMILAMGCISILGSLVWAHHMMTVGLEVDTRAYFSAMTIMIAIPTGTKIFNWLGTYMASHTTTRTVDLWAALSFILLFTLGGTTGVVMGNAGMDIALHDTYYIVAHFHFVLSLGAVLATICGFIFYSRDMFGDTVNLFHVNTGASPYLSIWFVVFLGSILLIFIPMHILGFNVMPRRIPDYPDYLCYINTWCSIGSISTIVIILTMLC